Part of the Streptomyces sp. f51 genome is shown below.
GTATCCGCCCGGCGGCGTCGACATAGGCGCCGCGGAACGCCTCACGGACCCGTTCGAACAGGCCGGTCCAGGGCGCGGGATCCTCGCCGAGAGCCGTGGCCATCCGGGAGGCGAGGTCGGCGCTGTGCGCGAAGTAGGCGGTGGCGATGACCTCCTTGGGCGTCTCGTCCGAGACGTTCAGCCAGTCCCCGTATCCCTCCGCGGGCCGCAGCAAGCCCGCGCTGTGGCGCTCCAGGTAGCCGAGCCAGGCCTGGACCGACGGCCACGCGTCGGCCAGGACCTGCCGGTCCCCGTAGGCCTGGTACAGGGACCAGGGGACGGTGACTCCCGCGTCGCCCCAGCCCGCGACCCCGTTGCCGACCGTTCCGACCATGGGCGCCACGTCCGTGAACGCGCCCTCGGCGGTCTGGCCGTCGCGCAGGTCCACGAGCCACTTGGACAGGAAGCGCGCCGACTCCATGGTGTAGGCGGCCGTGGGGGCGAAGACGTTGATGTCACCGGTCCAGCCGAGCCGCTCGTCGCGCGCGGGCGTGTCCGTGGGGACGGAGAGGAAGTTGCCCCGCTGGCCCCAGGTGATGTTGCTGTGCAGCTGGTTGAGCAGCGGGACGTCGGTCTCGAAGTCCAGGGTGAAGGGCGCCGACGTGTGCATGACGCGACCGGTCACGGCCTCCGCGGTGGGGGTGCCGGGGAACCCGGTGACCTCGACGTAACGGAAACCGTGGAAGGTGAACCGCGGCTCGTAGATCTCCTCGCCGTCGCCCTTGAGGGTGTACGTGTCGGTCGCCGCGGCCGAGCGCAGGTTCGCGGTGTAGAGGGTGCCGTCCGGGTTGAGGACCTCGGCGTGGCGCAGCCGGACGGTCGTCCCGGCGTCGCCCGAGACACGCAGCCGGACCGAGCCGACCATGTTCTGGCCCAGGTCGAAGACGTGGACCCCGGGCGCGGGTTGGGTGACCTTCTCGGCCGGCCGTTCACCGGCCACCCGCACCGGGCCGTCGGTCTGCGCCACGATCCGCGGGGGCGCGGTGTCGCCCGCGCCGCGCACCGCGAGCCAGGTCCGGTCGTCGAAACCGGGTGAGGTCCAGCCGGCGGTCTCCCTGCGGGCGTCGTACGTCTCGCCGTTCAGGAGGTCGGCCGAGACGATCGGTCCGGACGCGGCTCGCCAGTCCGTCCCCGAAGTGACGCGCTCACGCGTCCCGTCGGCGTAGTCGACCTCCAACTGCGCGAGCAGCGACGGGCGTTCGCCGTACTGGTGGGGCCCGAACATCCCGACGTCGCCCGCGTACCAGCCCGGCGCGACCCAGGCGCCGAGGGCGTTGGCCCCGGGTCTCACCAGCGCGGTGACGTCGTAGGTCTGGTACTGGACGCGTTCGCGGTAGTCGGTCCAGCCGGGGGCGAGCTGGTCGCTGCCCACGCGGTGGCCGTTGAGGTGGGCCTCGTACAGGCCCAGAGCCGTGGCGTAGAGGCGGGCGCGCACCACCTTCCGTGCGGGCAGGGTGAACTCGTGCCGCAGCTGGTTGGCGGCGAACGAGGCCGGAACGACCCTTCCCCAGGGGCCCGATCCCCAGGCGGCGGCGACCTTCGCGGTCGTCCAGCCACTGTCGTCGAAACCGTCCTCGCGCCAGGTGCCGGGCGGCTCCGCGTCCGTCGTCCTCCAGGACGCGTCGGTGACGATCCGCCGTGCGCCGGACGCCGTGCCGAGGGTGAGGGCGGCGATCAGACCGGCGGGCCCCACCGTGGCGTTGGTCGCCGCGACCGCGATGACGTTCCGGCCGGGGCGCAGCGTTCCGAGGACGTCGACGACGGCCGGACGGCGCCAGTCCTCGTTGTCGGTCGCCAGATCGGTGCGGGCCACTTCGGCGCCGTTCACCGAGAGCGAGAAAACGTTGTCAGCGGTGATGGCGATCTTCGCCGCCGTGACGCCGTCGGGGAGATCGAGGACGTGCCGGAACCACCGTGTGGCCGCCGGAGCGCTGCTCGCCGGATCCCCCTCGGGGAACCAGATCCAGGCGGCCCCTTCGAGGGAGGGCGCGTCCGTGAGGGCCGTGGGGGCCGAGACCCAGTCCGCCGACCACGGGGTGTCCATGAGCCCGGTCTCCCACCAGGACGGCTCGCTCCAGTCGGAGGCCGCGCCGTCGGCGTCCCAGACCCGCACGGACCAGAAGTAGCGCGTGCGCGGGGCGAGTCCGGGGCCCGCGTACGGGACCAGGACGGACTGGTCGGACGTCACCTTCCCGCTGTCCCACACATCGGGACGGGACAGGCCGGGGACGGTCGAGGCGACCCGGATCCGATACGCGCTCTGCGTGGTCCCCGGCTTGTCCGACACCATCGGCCAGCTCAGCCGGGGGTGGTGCGCGTCGAGGCCTAAGGGGTGCTGGACGTACTCGACGGTCGGGGCGGTGACGCGCGGAGCTGCGCGCCGAGCGCGCGGTCCGGCCGAGGGGGTCGTCGCCGTCGTCGCCGTCGCCGCCGTCGCGGCGGCCGGTCCGGCTCCCGCGACCGTCACGGCGGCGCCCGCCGCACTCGCCAGGATGTTCCTCCTGCTGATCAACTGCGGCCCCTCACCTAGGAGTTGTGAATCGATTCATGGCGGTGAAGGTAGGGGTGGGGGAGGGAGAGGTCAACAAGGGGGGCGGGATTTTCCTGAATTCGGCCCTGCTGATCCGTGTCATCACGCGATCCGGCCGGTTCGCCTCCTCGAACATTGAACGGTTTCAATTGGGTGGGGGCGGGCGGCTGCGCGGGTGGTCGTGTCGGCGAAGGGGCGTTGCGGCGGGTCGTCGTGGCCGGCGTGTACTCGGCCGGTCTGCGCCTGGCCGGTGCGTGCCTGGCGGGTGTGTGCCTGGCCGGTGTTTTTCGGGCCGGCGGGTTCGGGGTCGCCGTGACGCCGGAGCCGCCGCGCGACGCGGGTTCCGGGTCGCCGTGACACCGGAGCCGCCGCGCGAACATCCGCGGGACCGGAGCCCGTCCGCATGGCGCAAACCGGTCGGACCAGCTGGTATAGTCATCAACGATCGATCTCGATCGCAGGATTGTTACTCCCTATGGAGACCATCGTCGTCGCCCCGTGCGGCGCCGGACGGTGCGCCAGTGGACGGGAGGCAAGGCCTGGGTGGCGCCCCGTGCGCTCCCCGGGCCTTTTTTGTTGCCCCGGTCCGTGCGTGAGAGGTCGCGGACCGATGCAGTATCGCAAGAACCAGAGGATGCAGGGACGCAGCATGAGCACAGTCACACCCGAGCCGCTGGCGGAGAAGATCCTCCGCGGCGTCGGCGGACCCGAGAACATCGAGAGCCTGACGCACTGCGCGACGCGGCTGCGTTTCCAGCTCCACGACGGCACGAAGGCCGACCAGGCCGCGCTCGACGCCCTCGACGGTGTCATGGGCACCGTGCCCCAGTCCGGCGACCGCTTCCAGATCGTGATCGGCGGAGCCGTCGCGGGCGTCTACTCCGAGATCATGAACCTGCCGTCGATGAGCGGTGCCGGGGCGCCCCGGCCGCAGACCGACGCCGACGTCAAGGCCGAGATCCGCTCCAAGGGCCGCGGCCGCTACGCCTGGCTCGACAACTTCTTCGAGTACCTCTCGGACTCGTTCCGCCCGCTCCTCGGCGTGCTGCTCGGCGCCTCGCTGATCATCGCGATCGCGTCCATGCTCGACGCCTTCGGCCTGGTCGACTTCCGCGCCGCGAACAAGTCCGCCACCTGGGTCTTCGTCGACTCGATGTGGCGCTCGGTGCTGTACTTCCTGCCGATCATGGTCGCCTACAACGCGGCCAAGAAACTGAAGATCGATCCGTGGGTCGGCGCCACGGTGATGGCCGCGGTCATGACGCCGAACTTCACGGGCATGATCGGCTCCAAGACCCCCGGTGTCGTCACCCACACCAACACGACGCTGGGCACCACGGAGTCCGTGGCGCACGTCTTCGGGCTGCCGATGCAGCTCAACGACTACGGCGGCCAGGTGTTCGTGCCGCTGCTGATGGTCGCCCTGCTCGCCCTGGTCTACAAGGGCCTGAAGCGGATCTTCCCCGAGAACGTGCAGATGGTCTTCGTGCCGTTCTTCAGCATGCTGATCATGATTCCGCTGACCGCGTTCCTCATCGGTCCTATGGGCGTCTGGGCCGGCAACGGCCTCGGCACGGGTCTGTCCTGGCTGAACGGCCACGCCCCGATCGTCTTCGCCATCGTCATTCCGCTGCTGTACCCGTTCCTGGTGCCGCTGGGTCTGCACTGGCCCCTGAACGCGCTCATGCTCGTGAACATCAACACCCTCGGGTACGACTTCATCCAGGGCCCCATGGGCACGTGGAACTTCGCCTGCTTCGGCGCGACCGCCGGTGTGCTGCTGCTCTCGATCCGGCACCGTGAGAAGGACATGCGTCAGACCGCCACGGGCGCTCTGGCCGCGGGTCTGCTGGGCGGCATCTCCGAGCCCTCGCTGTACGGCATCCACCTGCGCTTCAAGCGGATCTACCCGCGCATGCTCATGGGCTGCCTCGTCGGCGGTGTGATCATCGGCATCCTCGGCGGCGTGAACACCAAGGCCTTCGCCTTCACCTCGCTCCTGACGATCCCGGTCTTCTCCCCGATGATCAAGTACATCATCGCGATCTCGGCGGCCTTCTTCACCTCGATGGCGCTCGTGTACTTCTCCGACTACCGCACCCGCGAGGAGCGCGCCCAGGTGAACGCCGAGCGCGACGCGGCCCAGGCCGCCGCCCGCGGCGAGGCCGCCCCCGTCGCTCCCGCCACTCCGGCCGGGACCCTAGTGGCCGACGACCGCGAGCTCGTCGGTGTCGGCGCCACCGCCGCAGGCGTTTCCACGGCGGCCGGTAGCGCCTCCGCCGGCGCCTCCACCGGCTCCGCCGTCACGGCCGAGGCTCCCGCCGCCGCGAAGCAACTGGAGCTCATGGCGCCGGTCGCGGGACGGGTGATCGGTCTGGGCGAGGTCGAGGACCCGGTCTTCGCCTCCCGCGCGCTCGGCGAGGGCGTGGGTATCGAGCCGGCCGACGGCCGCGTCGTCGCCCCGGTCGACGGTGAGCTGATCACCGTCGCCGACACCGGCCACGCCTTCGGCATCCGCACCGCGAACGGTGTCGAGGTCCTCATCCACGTCGGCATCGACACCGTGAAGATGCAGGGCGAGGGCTTCGACGTGCGCGTCGCGGCCGGGCAGAGGATCGCCGCCGGCGACCTCCTCGCCGAGGTCGACCTCGGTGCCGTGCGGGCCGCGGGACACCCGGCCGTCACCCTGATGACCGTCCTCAACACCGCGGACATGACCTCGGTCGAGCCGCACGTCGGGCAGGACGTCACCGCCGGCACCCCCGTGGTGACCGTGCGACGGTGATCAGCCCCGCTTGACGCAGGTGATCCGGCGCGTGCACGCCTCCCGCGAGGGACGCGTGCACGCGCCGTGTCGGCGTTCGGGGGACCATGGAGATCGACGGAAAGGAGGGCCGGCGGTGAAGGCTGTGCGTGTCCTGAACAACAACGTGGTCCTCGCGAGCGACGAGAAGGACCAGCCGGTCATCCTGACCGGGCGCGGCATCGGCTTCAGCTCCCACCAGGGCAAGCCCGTCGACCCCACGCTCATCGAGCGTGTCTTCGTCCCCGCCGACGGCCGCGACCCCGCCGCGGGCTCCGTCCCCGAAGCGGACCCCGCCCGACTGGCCGAGGCCATGGCCCTCATCAGCGAGGAGATCCTGGAAGCCGTCGTGACCGCGCTCGGCGACGCCGGCATCGAGGGCCGCGAGTCCACCCGGCCCACCCTCGCCATCGCGGTCGCCGACCACGTCGCCGGAGCGCTGGACCGGGCCGCGCGGGGCATCGTCATCGAGTACCCGCTGCGCGCCGAGGTGCAGACCCTGTACGCCACCGAGTACGCCCAGGCACAGCTCCTGCTCCAGGCCATCAACGAGCACGTGACCCCGCAGCTGGACGCCTCCGAGGCGACCCCGCTGGCCCTGCACCTGGTCAACGCGGGCTTCGTCTCGGGCGACCTGTCCTTCACCTACACGATGACCGGGGTCATCCAGCAGATGCTCGCCGTCATCAGGGAGCGGTACGGGCTGGACATAGCCCACGAGTCGATGAGTGTGGCGCGGTTCATCACCCATGTGCGCTATCTCTTCGTACGCGTCCAGCAGCACCGGCAGCTGAAGGGCCACGAGTCCACGATCGGTGTGGGAATCCGCCAGTACTACCCGGAGGCGACCCACACGGCCCAGCAGCTCGCGACGATCGTCGAACTGCGCCTGGGCCGCAAGCTGAGCGAGGACGAGGTCTCCTATCTGGCGCTCCATGTGGCCCGCATGACGATGGAGGCTGACGACACGGCAGCGTGAGCCGCGAACCGCCCCCGGCCCGACACTCCCGGTCGCCCCCGTGCGGACTGCTCATCCCTGTCGCGTGGTGCGTCGACCGAACTCGCTGTCAGGCTTCGTTCCCCGGCAGGGTTGAGAGGAACGCGTCGATGTCCTGACGGAGGTAGCGTGAGACGTCGGTCAGGGCGGCGACGGTTTCCTTGAGTTCGTGAGCCAGCTCGGGGGCGGTGGCCCAGACTTCTGGCTTTCTGGTGATGACCGCGTACAGCAAGTCGTCGTCGAACCAGCCGCCCTCGGCCTGCTTCGACGCGGTGTCCCGCAGAATTCCCACCGCCACCGGCAGGAGCCAGGGCAGTCCGACATCCTGCCCGATCAGCCGCGCCAGCTCGTGCGGCGCCAGGGTCGCGGCCGGTCGGCGCCGCAGCTCGTACACGTTCCGGACCATGGGGGTCGAGTCCGCTGGAGGTGCAGGCCAGCGAAGACCCTCCAACTCCTCGAGGGAGCAACCGCGGTCGAAGGGCTCGGGCATTGTCGGTCCTCTCGTGCTCCGCAGCCGTCGGCGCGAAGGGCATGACTTCTGGCGTGCGTCAGCGCGTCCGCGCTGTTCATGGTATGTATCGGCGTCGTCCGCAGTCGCCGTCACCCGTGGCCGATGGACTTCAGGAAGCGGTTCAGCCGTTCGAGCTCGACGATGGCGTCCTTTCGCTTCCTGCTCAGCACTTCCCATGCCGCTTCTGGCCTGTTTCAGGTCGCTGATGTGGTCGAAGGGGGTGCCGTCGCGCTTTCGGGCCACGACTTCGCCTCTGGCCTCGCGGCGAGCGGCGCTGTAGTGGTTGTGGTTCGGCTGGGAGTTGAAGGACCCGATCGGGTCCTTCATGGCCTCCGCCTGGCCGACATCCGCCGCCGCGGCGTGGACCTGTAACCGACCACAGATCTCGGGACGGGCCGGCCCTCCCTTCCTCCCTCGCCGACCGGCCCGTCCGGGTAGGCGACCAAGAAACCGCGCGGGTCCATTACTTGGGAAACCGCTGGCCGGAAGACGCGTCGTGGCTGGTCGGGGCCTGGATGCGGCTGTCTGAGGAGGACACCTCGAGGCTGGGCCACATCGCCGCGAGAGTGCCGACGAAGATCGTTCCGTCGTTAGGGTCCAGCGTTATGGCCCTTCCCTCAGCAGCGCCGCCGGTGACGGCAGCGGCTTCCGAACCTGTCCCTCCCGCGATCCTGATCCGGAACCTGCGGATGCGCTACGGCGCACGCGATGTGCTCCACGGAGTG
Proteins encoded:
- a CDS encoding alpha-L-rhamnosidase, whose amino-acid sequence is MISRRNILASAAGAAVTVAGAGPAAATAATATTATTPSAGPRARRAAPRVTAPTVEYVQHPLGLDAHHPRLSWPMVSDKPGTTQSAYRIRVASTVPGLSRPDVWDSGKVTSDQSVLVPYAGPGLAPRTRYFWSVRVWDADGAASDWSEPSWWETGLMDTPWSADWVSAPTALTDAPSLEGAAWIWFPEGDPASSAPAATRWFRHVLDLPDGVTAAKIAITADNVFSLSVNGAEVARTDLATDNEDWRRPAVVDVLGTLRPGRNVIAVAATNATVGPAGLIAALTLGTASGARRIVTDASWRTTDAEPPGTWREDGFDDSGWTTAKVAAAWGSGPWGRVVPASFAANQLRHEFTLPARKVVRARLYATALGLYEAHLNGHRVGSDQLAPGWTDYRERVQYQTYDVTALVRPGANALGAWVAPGWYAGDVGMFGPHQYGERPSLLAQLEVDYADGTRERVTSGTDWRAASGPIVSADLLNGETYDARRETAGWTSPGFDDRTWLAVRGAGDTAPPRIVAQTDGPVRVAGERPAEKVTQPAPGVHVFDLGQNMVGSVRLRVSGDAGTTVRLRHAEVLNPDGTLYTANLRSAAATDTYTLKGDGEEIYEPRFTFHGFRYVEVTGFPGTPTAEAVTGRVMHTSAPFTLDFETDVPLLNQLHSNITWGQRGNFLSVPTDTPARDERLGWTGDINVFAPTAAYTMESARFLSKWLVDLRDGQTAEGAFTDVAPMVGTVGNGVAGWGDAGVTVPWSLYQAYGDRQVLADAWPSVQAWLGYLERHSAGLLRPAEGYGDWLNVSDETPKEVIATAYFAHSADLASRMATALGEDPAPWTGLFERVREAFRGAYVDAAGRIRGDTQTAYVLALSMDLVPEALRTAAAGRLVDLIRARDWHLSTGFLGTPRLLPVLTETGHTDVAYRLIGQRSFPSWGYQIDKGSTTMWERWDSIRPDGSFQSPEMNSFNHYAYGSVGEWMYATVAGIAPGRPGYREIVVRPRPGGGVTSARATFTSVYGPVSTRWRQSSAGFDLSCSVPANTTAEVWVPATGPDAVTHSGGAFLRREDGCAVYRVGSGHHRFTV
- a CDS encoding glucose PTS transporter subunit IIA gives rise to the protein MSTVTPEPLAEKILRGVGGPENIESLTHCATRLRFQLHDGTKADQAALDALDGVMGTVPQSGDRFQIVIGGAVAGVYSEIMNLPSMSGAGAPRPQTDADVKAEIRSKGRGRYAWLDNFFEYLSDSFRPLLGVLLGASLIIAIASMLDAFGLVDFRAANKSATWVFVDSMWRSVLYFLPIMVAYNAAKKLKIDPWVGATVMAAVMTPNFTGMIGSKTPGVVTHTNTTLGTTESVAHVFGLPMQLNDYGGQVFVPLLMVALLALVYKGLKRIFPENVQMVFVPFFSMLIMIPLTAFLIGPMGVWAGNGLGTGLSWLNGHAPIVFAIVIPLLYPFLVPLGLHWPLNALMLVNINTLGYDFIQGPMGTWNFACFGATAGVLLLSIRHREKDMRQTATGALAAGLLGGISEPSLYGIHLRFKRIYPRMLMGCLVGGVIIGILGGVNTKAFAFTSLLTIPVFSPMIKYIIAISAAFFTSMALVYFSDYRTREERAQVNAERDAAQAAARGEAAPVAPATPAGTLVADDRELVGVGATAAGVSTAAGSASAGASTGSAVTAEAPAAAKQLELMAPVAGRVIGLGEVEDPVFASRALGEGVGIEPADGRVVAPVDGELITVADTGHAFGIRTANGVEVLIHVGIDTVKMQGEGFDVRVAAGQRIAAGDLLAEVDLGAVRAAGHPAVTLMTVLNTADMTSVEPHVGQDVTAGTPVVTVRR
- a CDS encoding PRD domain-containing protein; translation: MKAVRVLNNNVVLASDEKDQPVILTGRGIGFSSHQGKPVDPTLIERVFVPADGRDPAAGSVPEADPARLAEAMALISEEILEAVVTALGDAGIEGRESTRPTLAIAVADHVAGALDRAARGIVIEYPLRAEVQTLYATEYAQAQLLLQAINEHVTPQLDASEATPLALHLVNAGFVSGDLSFTYTMTGVIQQMLAVIRERYGLDIAHESMSVARFITHVRYLFVRVQQHRQLKGHESTIGVGIRQYYPEATHTAQQLATIVELRLGRKLSEDEVSYLALHVARMTMEADDTAA
- a CDS encoding contact-dependent growth inhibition system immunity protein — translated: MKDPIGSFNSQPNHNHYSAARREARGEVVARKRDGTPFDHISDLKQARSGMGSAEQEAKGRHRRARTAEPLPEVHRPRVTATADDADTYHEQRGRADARQKSCPSRRRLRSTRGPTMPEPFDRGCSLEELEGLRWPAPPADSTPMVRNVYELRRRPAATLAPHELARLIGQDVGLPWLLPVAVGILRDTASKQAEGGWFDDDLLYAVITRKPEVWATAPELAHELKETVAALTDVSRYLRQDIDAFLSTLPGNEA